A segment of the Chryseobacterium scophthalmum genome:
TGCATTAGATCTTTGTCCGGTAACCTATGTGATGGAAAAGATTGGAGGCTATTGGAAACCTATTATTTTATATCATCTTTCAACAAGTGATAAAAGATACAGCGAATTGAAACGAGCAATTCCTGCGATCACAGAAAAAATGCTTATTCAACATTTAAAACAACTTGAAAATGATGGATTAG
Coding sequences within it:
- a CDS encoding winged helix-turn-helix transcriptional regulator, with product MAAIKESSTIQQNKKIALDLCPVTYVMEKIGGYWKPIILYHLSTSDKRYSELKRAIPAITEKMLIQHLKQLENDGLVIRTAKPVVPPHVTYNLSQSGKGLIPVIHSMAEWAFKEMEGEYK